From the Sphingomonas mesophila genome, one window contains:
- a CDS encoding serine hydrolase domain-containing protein, giving the protein MLRLLIASLALAAAPLAARPLTPAEAAAVDKLVADTLKETGVPAVSIAIVRDNRLAFAKAYGKASDTLGAARPEQPYQIASISKQFTAMAALLLEDDGKLDLDDPVAQWLPGISGGERITLRQLLSHTAGIADYWPQDYSFAAMERPARPGDIIDRWARKPLDYQPGTRWQYSNTGYVVAGQIIEKAAGEPLMALMQRRIFAPLGLTVRSQDDSMTAAFPQGYERAALGPVRPVTWPGRGWMYATGELAMSATDLAKWNIARLTRTGLPGDDWAEQEQPVLRSDGASNGYGLGIYNRRLRDRRIVSHGGAAVGFLTQNAVYPDSRAAITVLTNADFSGASGDLLQGLERIVLSPPDAQVTEGDRLADVRTLYAGLVAGRLDRTRLTENLNYYFNRTRTADYRTSLAPLGTPTITLNGPAILRGGFVNRVYTLKYAKRELSLSTYAEPGANGRWEQFMITP; this is encoded by the coding sequence ATGCTCCGCCTTCTCATCGCTTCGCTGGCGCTCGCCGCCGCCCCGCTCGCCGCCCGACCGCTGACCCCCGCCGAGGCCGCCGCCGTCGACAAGCTCGTCGCCGACACCCTCAAGGAAACCGGCGTCCCCGCGGTCTCGATCGCCATCGTCCGCGACAACCGCCTCGCCTTCGCCAAGGCCTATGGCAAGGCGTCCGACACGCTCGGCGCGGCCCGGCCCGAACAGCCCTATCAGATCGCCTCCATCTCGAAGCAGTTCACCGCCATGGCCGCGCTGCTGCTCGAGGACGACGGCAAGCTCGACCTCGACGACCCGGTCGCCCAATGGCTTCCCGGGATCAGCGGCGGCGAGCGGATCACGTTGCGCCAATTGCTGAGCCACACCGCCGGGATCGCCGACTATTGGCCGCAGGACTACAGCTTCGCGGCAATGGAGCGGCCCGCCCGGCCCGGCGACATCATCGACCGCTGGGCCAGGAAGCCGCTCGACTATCAGCCCGGCACGCGCTGGCAGTACAGCAACACCGGCTATGTCGTCGCCGGCCAGATTATCGAGAAAGCGGCTGGCGAGCCGCTGATGGCGCTGATGCAGCGTCGCATCTTCGCGCCGCTCGGCCTCACGGTGCGAAGCCAGGACGACAGCATGACCGCCGCCTTCCCGCAGGGCTATGAACGCGCCGCGCTCGGCCCGGTGCGCCCCGTCACCTGGCCCGGCCGCGGCTGGATGTACGCCACCGGCGAACTGGCGATGAGCGCCACGGATCTCGCCAAGTGGAACATCGCCCGCCTCACCCGCACCGGCCTGCCCGGCGATGATTGGGCCGAGCAAGAGCAGCCGGTGCTGCGCAGCGATGGCGCCTCCAACGGCTACGGCCTCGGCATCTACAACCGCCGCCTCCGCGACCGGCGGATCGTCTCGCACGGCGGAGCCGCCGTCGGTTTCCTCACCCAGAACGCGGTCTATCCGGATTCGCGCGCGGCGATCACCGTCCTCACCAATGCCGATTTCAGCGGCGCCAGCGGCGACCTGCTCCAGGGCCTCGAAAGGATCGTCCTCTCCCCGCCCGACGCACAGGTGACCGAGGGCGACCGCCTCGCCGACGTCCGCACGCTCTACGCGGGCCTCGTCGCCGGCCGCCTCGACCGCACGCGCCTGACCGAAAATCTCAATTACTATTTCAACCGCACCCGAACCGCCGACTACCGCACCAGCCTCGCCCCGCTCGGCACCCCGACGATCACCCTCAACGGCCCGGCGATCCTGCGCGGCGGCTTCGTCAACCGCGTCTACACCCTCAAATATGCCAAGCGCGAACTCAGTCTCTCGACCTACGCCGAACCCGGCGCCAATGGCCGCTGGGAGCAATTCATGATCACGCCGTAG
- a CDS encoding leucyl aminopeptidase family protein has translation MTDFAALLQPDRGQPAQTIHVVDSATFDNWARGQSEARRAMLAAIDFDPKSAFQFAILQGKASSDFEVVTCVADVAALGPWCLAKLGEALPPGNYRLSTGDPHNAALGWLLAQHRFTRYKSKARPAKAARVLLTSKPADIAHWVRLAEATALVRDLVDTPAADLGPAELEQVARDLAAASDARLTVTSGDALAQGYPMVAAVGGAAARGREPRLIELEWGDPAHPRVAIVGKGVCFDSGGLDIKPAAGMRLMKKDMGGAAHALALARLITGAGLPVRLHLLIPAVENAISGAAYRPGDVLTSRNGLTVEVDNTDAEGRLVLADAFTRAAEAEPELMIDFATLTGAARIALGPDLPALFCNDEALAGALSAAASEAHDPLWRMPLWDNYDDMLKSDVADLANSGDTPMAGSVTAALFLRRFVPAGLPWAHLDTFAWMPAAKPGRPKGGEALGLRAVFALIEARYAPK, from the coding sequence ATGACTGATTTCGCCGCGCTCTTGCAGCCCGACCGCGGGCAGCCTGCCCAGACCATCCACGTCGTCGACAGTGCGACCTTCGACAATTGGGCGCGCGGCCAGAGCGAGGCGCGGCGGGCGATGCTCGCGGCGATCGACTTCGATCCCAAGTCGGCATTCCAGTTCGCCATCCTCCAGGGCAAGGCGTCGAGCGATTTCGAGGTGGTGACCTGCGTCGCCGATGTCGCCGCGCTCGGCCCGTGGTGCCTGGCCAAGCTCGGCGAAGCGCTGCCGCCCGGCAATTACCGGCTCAGCACCGGCGATCCCCACAATGCCGCGCTCGGCTGGCTGCTCGCCCAGCACCGCTTCACCCGCTACAAGTCGAAGGCCCGGCCGGCCAAGGCGGCGCGCGTCCTGTTGACCTCGAAACCCGCCGACATTGCCCACTGGGTCCGCCTCGCCGAGGCCACCGCGCTCGTCCGCGACCTCGTCGACACTCCTGCCGCCGACCTTGGCCCGGCGGAACTCGAACAGGTCGCCCGTGACCTTGCCGCGGCGTCGGACGCTAGGCTCACCGTCACCAGCGGCGACGCCCTCGCCCAGGGCTATCCGATGGTCGCCGCGGTCGGCGGAGCCGCGGCGCGCGGCCGCGAGCCGCGGCTGATCGAGCTCGAATGGGGCGATCCCGCCCACCCGCGCGTGGCGATCGTCGGCAAGGGCGTGTGCTTCGACAGCGGCGGGCTCGACATCAAGCCGGCCGCCGGCATGCGGCTGATGAAAAAGGACATGGGCGGCGCCGCCCACGCCCTCGCCCTCGCTCGCCTGATCACCGGCGCCGGCCTGCCCGTCCGACTCCATTTGCTGATCCCGGCAGTCGAGAATGCGATTTCCGGCGCCGCTTACCGCCCCGGCGACGTGCTGACCTCGCGCAACGGCCTCACCGTCGAGGTCGACAATACCGACGCCGAGGGCCGGCTGGTGCTGGCCGATGCCTTCACCCGCGCCGCCGAGGCCGAGCCCGAGCTGATGATCGACTTCGCCACCCTCACCGGAGCGGCGCGGATCGCGCTCGGCCCCGACCTTCCGGCGCTGTTCTGCAACGACGAAGCTCTCGCCGGCGCACTCTCCGCCGCCGCGAGCGAAGCGCACGATCCGCTGTGGCGCATGCCGCTGTGGGACAATTACGACGACATGCTCAAAAGCGACGTCGCCGATCTCGCCAATTCGGGCGACACGCCAATGGCTGGCTCGGTCACCGCCGCCTTGTTCCTGCGCCGCTTCGTCCCCGCCGGCCTGCCGTGGGCGCATCTCGACACCTTCGCCTGGATGCCGGCCGCGAAACCCGGCCGGCCCAAGGGCGGCGAGGCGCTCGGTTTGCGCGCAGTGTTCGCGTTGATCGAGGCCCGTTACGCGCCGAAGTGA